The genomic stretch CTCATCCGGTGTACCTGGTGGAGAGGCAGATGATGACTAGGCTGTTGCTAGGTGCCACAGAAGAGCTTAGCAGAATTGTCTGAAAGCTAACAATGTTCTAAAGAAATTTACATTTTCAATCGTGTTAATAAATTAGAGCATGTTCTTAACTttgcccatttatttatttatttatttatttatttatttatttatttatttatttatttatttagctattttattctgttattgaaaatagatccttggtttagccttcctctacagctCCCAAGTTCCTCTCCCCTGGAACCACTCCCTTTCTGTATCTCTTTAGAAAAGAACAGACTTCTAAGagaaaacaaccaaacatgacagaATGAAATATAAGATGAAGCAGAAACTATCATATTGAAGCTGGACACTGCAATCCAACAGGCTCAAatattatctcaaaataaaaaatagagagataggtggggctggagagatggctcagtgggaaataGCAATTGGtgcttcttgcagaggacttggttgGGTTCTTGGCACTCGTATGCTGGCTCTCAATCGActataactccatttccaagAGACCTGGACTGCCTTCTGGATTCTCAGAGGGAACCGAAGTCTCCCAGAGAGCTGCCTgctttaagtgctgggattagaggtgagGGCCACCACTCCTAGCAAGTCTGTCTCCTGAGGAGAGATCACTACTACTGGTCTGTATTTCTAGGAGAAAATCTACCCGTAAATATAGAAGTAAAGAGATGCTGATTTTGATCAGAACACTGAGGTAGAACCCCAGTTTTCTTTGTCTGAACAGCTGATTATCTCAGTCAGTCCCTGCGAGATTCTTGGATGTCGCCTAATGGACAAAGAACTCAATCTTTGTCATCTACTAAATTCTGAGATGTGTTAGTATCTCTTTCCACTCTGTTctctcattcctttttttttttaaattttaaagtgcttttctttttaaagttgtatgtgtgcacacatgtgtgtgttcacagaggccagagaaggctgtCAGACTCCTGCAGGTACACTTAAAGGGGATTGTGAGCCACCTCTGCTGAAACCTGATTCCAgtttaagtgctgagccattgctccagcctcCAGAGGGCTTTGCAAATGGTAGGGTGGCTCACTAGTGCTCCTGTTGGATCCAGAACTCTCATTTTTCATCTTGGACTGTTTGTGACACCCATGTGTATCTTGGTTGTGTCCCTACATTAAACCTGTTGGCATTTCATTAGCATTTCAGCTAACTTTTAATCAATAACAAATTGTTATTTTAGTGTGTTTTCTCCCCAGGTAAGGTTTTGAAGTTTTCTTcttattggtttttatttttacttctttgctAACTATGGGTCATTTTGATGACTGTAGTGAAGAGAAACATttccttactttttattttgcttgttttattttgttttagaaagagggtctcactatgtcctgggttgtcctggaactcactatgtagaccatggtggttttgaactcacagagatctgtctgcctctgtctcctgaatgctggaatttaATCGAGGTGTTCGTCATTGGCTTGGCTTCCTACATGTCAGTTGATTATAGGaaagctttttatttattaatttgattGCCACCCAGCTAAGTTATTTTTCTCTATGTGATCTCCTAGTGGATTTAAGACTTGTGATTGTGCCAGTGAAAGGAAATAGCCTTGCCTCTCTTCAGATAGTCTCACTTCCTTTCCTGCATCATGATGAGGGATTCTGGAGTGATGGTCACCAGGAAGAGTACTCACTAACATGGCAGACACCTTTCTCTTTGTCACGTGAATAAGAACACGTGTGATACCCTAACTAAAGAGCTTGCTGATTCTGGGGTAAAGATGTTTAGTTTTAGAACGGCAATGAAATCTCAATTCTTATTTTccagctctctcttcctcctcttcctccttcctgggaATCAGAAAGAAATGTTCATGTTTTGCACATGTTCTCAAACACTGATTTAATCTCAGAACATTTCACTTATAATATGTGGATTATTTTAAGAGCTCTAATAGGAAATCACCcttgcgggttggggatttagctcagtggtagagcgcttgcctaggaagcgcaaggccctgggttcggtccccagctccgaaaaaaaaaaaaaaaaatgttaggaaATCACCCTTGCTTTCCTCTGTGTGATATATGTTTTAAAAGtaaagatgaattttttttaatatggtaaCATTTTTTCCCGTTCTGGGATCCATCCTGTGATCTCACACTTGCTAATCATCTTGTATATTAATCTTTGCTTTGGTTCTGTGAGAtctctattttgtttcctttttctaaaCCTGATCAGGTTTCAATGTCAGTGTTCTACTGACTATAAAATAATTACTCAAAAAGGGGATGGGGTCCTAGCTCAATggtagaggttttttttttttgtttgtttttgtttttttttgacaaaTGCAAGTGGATTCAGTCTTCAGAAAAGCAAATCTTccccaaatgtgtgtgtgtgtgtgtgtgtgtgtttgtgtaaacaGCTGGAGCGTCATCAGAATATCTTTTGCTTTGAAAGGGCTGACCCTGAAATCAACCCTCGGTCTTATGATTCACTGTTTAAGAAATACTTTAGGGAAGGATCCTTTCAGAATTAAAATGACAAGCTAAACCCCATTTGTTTATGTTTGAGGAGATGGTTGCTGGAGagggtgcatgtggaggtcagacaatAATTGCAGgggatgcttctctccttctgccttagGAGTTCTGGGGATTGCAGTCTGGTGTTTGGACATGGCTCTAGCAGTTTCCACACTTGGCCACCTTACAGGCCCcttgctttcctttgtttttcacGTTGTTCCCTTTGAATCTCTCTATTTTGGGTTCAGTTTGGATCCTGAAACTTTCCCTCCCAGGTGGTTTGTGTCCCATCTCAGGTCCCTTCACTGTCAGGGATGGTTAGGAGCACTCACTCCCTCATCCTGACTTTAAatggctgccctctctctcttccctttgtcctGGATTCTTGCCTCTCATGTATTGCTTGACTAGTTCTTCTGGATGGTGGTTCTTATTGGTTGTGCTTGCTACTTTACAACTCTGTCATTACTCATTGTTTTCCTACTTTCATTTGTCAGGGGGAAATCctaagaggaggaggacaggggaCCCTGTAGTCCTGAGGATTGATGTGTAATACTGGGTGTGGCAGATCAGTATTTAGTtctggaggcagatgcaggcaggtCTGAGTTCAAGTCttacctggtctacatagtgagttccaggccagcccgggatactctgtctcaaaaacaaaaagtgtgGGGACAAGAAAGGGAACAGCAAAGTGTGGCATAGGGAACAGTGGAGACTTTGCTCAAGCAACAGCTTTGTGCTCAACTCCCAAGGCCACCTACCCTCCCTCCACCCAGCCAATCAGCTGGCAGCTTCTGTTCACCATCCTCAAGACCTTCAACATCCCATTGGCTGAGCAGCAAAAGTGCTTGAAGCAGTCTCTGGATTCAATCACCTTGTCTGTGCTCTCAGTTTGTCTTTTGATGGTTGTAAGTACCCTGGATCGTTGAGGCGGCGTCACTTTCTCATGTTGGATGTGTTTCTTTGGTAATTTGTCGGTAATGTGATCTCTGTGCACTGAATGCATGGACTTACTAGATAGTGTGGTGAGTACTGAAGATCCCTGGCTGGTTGGTGTTCCCAGTACTGAAGGTCCCTGGTGAGGTGCAGCAGAGGCAACAGACACCTGTGACTGTGAAGGTGAGGAAGCATCCCAGACTCGATTGTGAAGAAGAGTGGCTGGAGTCACACTTGGACCCATTCCTGCACTCATGCCTGGTAGATGCAGGATTCATGGTGGGTTCCAAGCCTGATTATGTcaggctggccctgcccctccaGTCTGATGGGTGATCACAGGGCGATGGTCCTCTGTGGAACTGGCTTCAACAGCTGCTGGCAGGCTGTCCCGTGTGCACCTGTTTTTCATGGCTGCTGCCTAGCCTAGCAAGCAGTCTTCTGTCCTTGTGTGGAAAAGGTGCCTTGCCTAGCCTGAAAACTCAAGATCCAGCAACTACATCCACAGGAGCTGCTGCCAGCCAACCCAGAGAATCGGGGTTCTGGAGATTTGGGAGGTATGTGTAATGTCTATGCGGCATGATGCAAAATGCATGAAAGCAGAGGTCATCCCATTTCAGTCTATGACCGCTGCAGTAAAACATCCCACAAGAGATGTACAAAATGGCGCCCCCAGGTAAAATTGAGGCACCATTATATCTCCTCAGCCTGCAGCCATCCTAGGAGCTGTCCATGGTTGTAAATCTCCTTTCTTGCCTCTGCAGCACTCCTTCTCCACCATTAACCACGCCCCCCCAGACGGCCCATGGAGATGGCACCTTGGCAAAGACAGCTGAGGCCAGGAAGGACTTTCCACCCTAACCCATGGCCTGGATGCAGGGAAAAGGGGGTGAAAAAAAAGCCACCAATCTCTGAACAGGAAAACCTATCAATCCCTGAGTTCcccaagctcaggacttgaaTTTGCCCAGAGAAGCTCAGAGATCCTATATAAAGACTGCCCCTTTGTCCCATTCCATGCTACCCAGTCCAGCAGTTAACCCCGGATTCACATTTACACACCACGGTCCCCCCAATGAATGTCTTTCATTAGATTTTCTTTTCGATGTGACTCTCTCCTTGGAAGGAgccaagaaggaaagaagcaatgaagagaggaaaggagaagtcAAGGGTCCTGAGCTCAGCTGGGAATTTCCTCTGTTGAGAGGGCTTCTTTGCAGAGCTATGTGGTTTCTGAGTTCCTGTGCCTCAGGACACCCTCCCACTGGGACCCTTTCCCCAAAGAGCTCTAGCTTGGGTCAAATCGACATGAAACTAGCCGGCACTCACATTGAAATGAGACCTACAGAACATATATGGAAGTATAAAGAATTTAATAACTAGTAAaaatgagtataaaattaactgtcATCTACATCAGTAGCAGACCTGTTCTGATAAGGTCCATGTGGACGAAACCGGAGTTTCTGGCACATAAGGGCACAATCAGCAACAGTACATATTACTGTCAGGAAACCAAACACCTGCAAACAGAGACACTGTCATCAGTTTCTGCCATGCAAATTCTCAGTGATCTGCCCATTGGGTTCCTTTCCTGTCAGGGTAGGGAGCTTGCTTTCTGTGCTACCGGCCAACTCTAAAGTGGGAAGTAACATTAGAGAGCTTTGCTAAGTTTCCCCCACACCCACCCGCagtaaaggaaaagagaagcacAGTGAGCAGAACTCACTACCCCTGAGGTGGAATGCAAGTTGCCTCTCCTTGATTTGctctggcgtgtgtgtgtgtgtgtgtgtgtgtgtgtgtgtgtgtgtgtgtgttttaaagccCTACTGACCATATTTAGCTATCACCCCACATTTCTCTCTCCAGTGGTCGGCTCTTTGCTTTTTCTATCACCAAACTTGTCTGGTGCTGGCAGCTGCTCAAGATTAAGTCCTGGGGACCATACTTGGGATACAACTTTTGTAGAAGTGGAGTGATAAGATGCTCCAGAGTGAACTTTCAGAGGCTGGGCACCATCCGTGTAAGGCAGAGGAGTCTAAACAGGTCTGAGGAAAACAGAATTGAGCTGAAGGGAAAGTGAGCGAACTGCAGTTCCACTGCCAGTGAGAAGTATCTGTTCCCTCTCTTCTGGGCTGGGCGGCATTCCCTTTACAGAGCATTGCTAGAATAAAAGTTATGTATGAAATAGTCTATGTTCTTTTGGGGAGAAAATAAAGCCTTTGAAATTAAATGTGTATTTTATAGTCAGAACTTATCTCAACCCACACTAACCCCATTCCTTCTGCTTAGTAGCCACATGGCTCCTGGCCACTCTGCTGGGGAACAACTCTACTTTGTCTCCGTTTAAGCAATGagtgagaaaacagaaaagtaaatgaATTTGAATCCTATGACTCATCTTTTAAGCAAATAGACAGAACCATCTTTAGACTGACTCAGACATACCTCCTATCTAGAAAACTTTGATAATCTCTCCTGAAGTTGCTTAGTGCCTACAGGAGTTGAAATCTAGGGTTCCGACAGTCATGGCAGAGCACCATCAGTTCTATTTGGCCCTTGCTAAGGAAGAACAAGAAAGTAGGAAGGAAGACACTTCCAAATCAGCTCTATAGATTAGAGCCTAGGAAAGTCAGATGACCAAATCTCAGGAGAAAACCAGGTAGAGGTACAGCAAAATCACTGCACTCTTCCTTTTGAGCTTGCTTGCCAGGCATAAGTCTGTCTAGGTTGACTTGCTTCTTTTTAGGCAGTACTCAAAATAACGCTTGGTTTGCAAGGTTTCCTACCATACCCATTGCAGTAAGGAACTCTGTTATACTGCATCTGAAGAGTTGTGGGCATATCCTGCCTCACCTAACAGTGATAGGGATCTTTTCAAAAGGAGAACTGTGAAATGATCAcgcttcttcctttcttgtttaacATCAGGTTTTTCAGAGCTAAGGGTGGTAGCTGATTTTAGCGGCTTCTCAGTCTGGTAAGCCCTGTAAGAAACATGCAGGAATCCCTTTGTTTGGCAGACTCCAGTATGCAACCCTGTCCATTTAGGCTAATCAGGGAAtgcattctctctcacacactatAGAGCCAGTAGGCACTGTAGACCAGTCCAAGATCATGTCAtatttccaaattaatttgcattttGTTCCAACTGCAAGAAACATGAAAGCCTTCTACTTACCCCTCCAACCATTATCATTGTTGAGGTTTCTGGTATTAGAGCCGACACAGACACAATAAGCATGAATAGTGTTGTTACCACCGAGTTGATAACATCCTAAGAACACAGAAAGGAGAAGTCGACTTGCTGTCAAAGACAAGGAATAGGGCTCAGTGCATAGAGGAGCTCTAGGTTAGGAGTTCCATGGGGTCTGTGGGAAAACAAGACCAATATGtcctgctttaaaaataaaaggtgggAGCAAGCCcctaaacatgtttttttttttaaacattaatttattttacgtatacaagtacatggtagctgtcttcagacacaccagaagagggcatcagatcccattacagatggttgtgagccaccaagtggttgctgggtattgaactcaggacctctggaagagcagtcagtgctcttaaccgctgagccatatctccagccaccacccccacccctaaaCATGTTTTTAAGCTGTGTTTTATTCAATTTTGCAGGCATCAATGTCTTTTAGGAAACTAAAATGTTACAGTATAATACTGCCTATAGTTGCTCTACTATCTACCTAGTTGGCCTCTTAGAACACATGAATTCATTTAATTACTTAAGCATTTACATATTAGTTTCACTTAGCTAGAGGAAGAACTCATCTGCTTAGGAAAGATAGATCATTATGGAGAAGTTTAGAGTACAGAGGGTCCCTTAGGAGCTGGAATGCTAACTGTTATAAAAGGAAATGTGAAAAATATTTACTGTCAAATAACTTTGTTTCCAAGATGCCATTAATAAACatgaggccaggcatggtgggtcatgcctttaattccagcacacagaactttgaggtcagcctggtctacatggagtCCCAGGCCAGCTAGTGCAGCCCAGGGAGACcccaagtaaaaacaaacacacaaacagaaaccacATCccatccctaccccacccctaaaCTGAAAACAGCACACATTTAAACTAGTCATTTCCAGGATAAGCCCCTCCCACATTTGTCATGCAGTAGTTTGCCAATTGTTGTTTCTTCTGATCATTTCTCCAAATGGAAGCATTTTAACAAGAGCAATTTACATTTTTAGATTAATGTGTATTGTGGACAAATAAATCATCCTCAACATGGAATGGTCTATGCATGCTTACAATAAGCAGGCAGGAAGAAATTGATGAAGAAATTGTAGATTCTAGAAGAAAAGTAGTCAATTAAGAGAAAAGAGGCTTgatttaaggaaagaaaagagttgCAGCAGATAGTGAGACTTGTCTTGGGTGGATACTTTGCGTCAAGCCAGCAGGCCTCACCCCAGCCTGCAGCTGCGAATAGTTATGAGTTAAGCTGTAATTGGCTTGATACAAAAGTGTTCCAGGGAGTGCatagatggggggaggggagaaggataTGCATATGTCTGAATACCTACTCTCTCTAGAGGAAGTTTAGAATATcatgtttgtttatgtattttgggGGTTTGAGACCTGATTTCaggctgtagcccaggctggtctgtacttatcctgtagcccaggctggtctgtaCTTATCCTGTAGCCCAGATGGGCATCCAGCTCCAAGGCCCCCTGCTTCGGGCTTCTGCAAGCAGAGATCTTAGGTGTGAGCCTGCACAGCCAACTTTGAACACTGTCTTTTCATGGAAAGCTAAGAATGCAGCCAGGCACCGAGGCATAgccctttaaccccagcacttaggaggcagaagcacacagttctctgggagttcaagggcatcttggtctacacagtgagttctaggacagccagggctagtgagagaccctgtcagaaaacaaaaaatataaagccCCAAACTCCAAATATGCTGTGAAGCACGATGCAAATTTAATTACAAAAAAGGAAGATTTCATAGTAAGTTTGAAATGAACCTCAAAGCCCTTTAACGCTAGCGAGAGCCTCTGATTGCTCTCCTACTCAACCTGCAGGGACCCCAGTATTGCTACTGCTATCTGTAGAATTCCCTTAGGAAACAGGAAATTAGAGCACTGTGGCCTCTTGGTTATGAGTTGTCTTCCTTCTGTGCTTGGTCTTACAACCTTTCTAGTACCTGCCAGCCAGTCATGGCAAGCCACTTTGGAGAGTACCTACCAGGGCCTGTCTGCGATCACAGCCAGGGGTGGAAGTGAGGTTTACATATTTTagtacttttctttttgtctatgTGACATTCTTTAGTATTTCTGCATGGTTTCATTCGCTGACACTGGGCCTCCTTGGTCCCTTGCCTGCCTTTCTTGGCTGCTTCTCTTCACTCTACATTCTCTCTGAGCTCTCGTTCTTTTCCTAAGCTGGTGATGTTATCATTTCCACCCAAAGATGCCATTGGGCTCCTTAGCCTGTTCTTCCTCAGTAGGTGGGTAAATACTTCTCCAAGGTCAGTATTTACACTGGGGAAGCTATGGCAGGTAGAGTGAAAgctgaaggctagcctgggatacaaagTGAGTTCATGGCCAATTTGGGCAACACAGTATAAGAcctcatttcaaaataaaaagtaaaaagagggctggagatgtagctcagtggtacagtatCTACAAGTGGCAGTAGAAATACTAGCCAGTAGAGTAACAGTGATGACATTGTGCAGAAAGCAGATGTTGTATCCAGTTGCGAGTACTAGGAACCTCATTAGAgaattcttttctccctcctatAGCTATAACCTTAGTCCATACCTTCATCATTTTATGGCTGGATTATGACAACAGTCTAGATGGTCTCTTTAAACTAAACCACTTCTAGTTTGGGCTTATTTTTGACTTGTATTATGTTATTATTTTGGGATAGGGTTcctttccatctctctgtgtagccaagaatgactttcaacttctgatcttcctgcctttacctcctgagatGTTGAGTATAGGTGTGTGTTTATGCTGCAGAGGGGATCGAATTGAGGGCTGTGTTCATGTgtgacaagcactctaccaactgaattaCACACCTCCAACCTGAAATTCTCATCACTTGCTTCCAAAGATGGTTCCAGAAGGTACCATTTAAAAGCATGCTTCTGGGTTGAGAACAGCTCTGAAGTCTTCTCTCCTTAGTTAGCAGCCTGGATATAAGTACTTCAGAATCCAAGAGGACATGACAAGTGCAGTGGATGAAGAGGTGGCAGCTTCCTGTTTAGCCAAAGGGGGCATGGAGAATTGGGGGTGCATAGGGCAGACCCGGGGAGACAAGGTACTGGGATGTGACTTGAGAAGAGAGAGGTAAAAAGTTCagctgttctttgttttgttttgttttgttttgttttccctagaACTAACTTTGCAATCCCTTGCTGAAGGGCCACTTGGACCCACCCGATAATTTCCATTTGTCTATTTTGACAGCTGTGGTAGCCACTGGAACGGTTGATGGGGCAAGCATTCCTAATGGTATGAGCGGGTCTTGTGACTCTTGTGTCTGCTCTCGGGACTATTTTCCTCCAGTTGAGTTGCCATGTCCGATTCCCATAGGGTAGCCTTTGCTTCATCCTATTGtattattttgtcatgtttggttgttttctcttagaagtctattcttttctaatgagaaacagacaGGAATGGAGTGAATCCAGGGGGAGTGGAGTTAAGAAGTGGGAGcagcagagggaggagaaactataCCCAGAATACATTGTATGAGAAAGGGATctatatttaataaaagaaagaagcagaaagggGGGGCAGAAGTTAAGAACATGCTCTAATTTATTAACATGACTAAATCTAAATTTCTTTAGAACATTCATACCTAAGAGAATTCTCCAAATGGAAAGTTCAGCCACACCTACTAGCCCATACAATAAAAAGAATTCATGTTGTATGGCTGCCCCGAATCTCTGAGGATCTTCCTCAAGAAAAACATGGGGATCTTAGCAGTGAGCAGAGATCACCTTAAAAGATTTAGGAGAACCAAGTCGTTGACTACAGTGTCTTCCTATGGCAGGAAAGGTAGTTAAGTTTTAAGGTTGAAGTTCGTCACTTACAAGCAAAGGCCAAAAGAAAGATCTCATTGTCTTGTCAAGACtgcacatatataaggctatgaGAAAGAGAATGATGGTGACTTCAAACCCAGTGATAACGATATACGGTTCAGGGGCTTGTGCCACGATGAAAAAGATCATAGAGGCCACAGTTACCAcctagaaagagaaaacagagacttAGTCGTTGGTCATGCAAGTTTAATCTATAGAAACAATTGGTTTATGGgaaggtgtgtgcctgtgtggtacTAGGGCCTGGACCCAGGGTCTCAGGTACGTGAGTGCTGTGCCGTGGGTGGCTCCTGAAGAATTTTTGGTAACTAAATACAAAAGTTCTATGATTCAGGGATTCCTGTCTTGGTGATTAAATGGAAGGATTGTGTGAGTTAGGAGTCTACTTGTTTCTTGGTTCCTCTTTCTTCCAGCTGCTAGCCTAAAAATTAGAGCACATTAAATAGTCACACTGTGTAaagatttatgtgtatgtttcAGGTGTGCAGTGCTcatagagggcagaagagggtgtcccatctcctggagctggatttACAGTTGGCTGGGAGCCACTCAACATGGGTACCAGGAATAGAACCCTGTTCTCTATAAGGGCAGTAGCTGTGGCACTGAGCTACTGTCCAGCCTCTTATACTGTGTAGAGAAGTAgaatcgggggctggagagatggctcagtggttaagagcatataatgttctggcagaggacttggatttgtttTCCAGCATAccatagtggttcacaaccatccataactccactGCCAGGAGATCGAATGTCCTCTTTTGACCTTTGAAGGTAATGAACATTCATGTGGTGCATATAAACActctcacataaaataaatcgaTCTTTTACAAAAAAAGCATCTGGGTGGTAGAGACAGATGGAACTCTGTGATTTCTCAAGACCAGCCAGAGACATGGTATGAGACCCTgtcaaaccaaaacagaacaaaaaccaagTTATATCAAACGTAAACTTCCCCACTTCCCCTAACTCTCTACCTCTTTCAGTGCTCTGGAACTAAAATACCTTCTTGAATAAATAAAGCAAAGGTAACCTCTCCCTTGGCTCCAGAGTACTTTTCTGAATGTCTCATATGAATCATAATTTGGAACTATTTCTCAGAACCACAGATTTCTGGTATGGGGAAGGTTTCATATGCAATTAATTTACTCATTCATCTGAAGTTTGAATCTCCTTTACAACATCCTCACTAGTGGCCATCTGTGCCTTCTGTCATCTGGGAAATACTGCCTTCTCTATCGGTCATTTGACTTTGACATCCCTTcaataaaataaactctttgtGTTGTGTGGAGACGTTACCCTTGTAACTTTTAACCATCTCATGTCAACTCTCcaaaattttaaatgatttacTTTTCTCTGAGTTTTCTTACGTTCCTTTTACTGTGTGGTAGTTTgtgagtaaaaacaaaacaaaacaaaacaaaaacaaaaacgagtGTACGACTGACCGCTTTTACAGGTATGGCTGAGGAGAAAGTTTTATTGTAGATAGGATGGAGGCtacaggcagagagggagagggggagggggagggggagagggagagggggagggggagagggggagagtcCGTCAAGAGACCAAGTGAGGAGCTGGGGACCAAGAGACCTGGCTGAAATGGCCAGTTTCATGGAAATGAGAAGcggtgggtggggggggggggaggtttaGGGTAGGGGCGGGGTGAGAAATTCTGGGAGGAGCTACAGGTACAGAGTGAGCCCTGTCCGGGTTTCTTTGGGACCTGGCAGTTTGTACTTCTCTAACTAGCTGAGAATATTACCCTTTAATGATGATCTCCTTTCTCCAAAGTGCTGTCAAGAACAGACTGCAATGCCCCTGTTATGACTGGAACCCTAATACCGGCAGTTtcctctttgctctctctctGGGTTGTATCCGCTCTAAGTTCCGTAACATCCAATGCCCGACTTACAGTAAAAGaccatcaattaaaaaaaaaaaaacaactttatggTTTCTGTGTGGTGGGACTGCAGCTGCCTTTTCTTGTATGTTATCACTAAGTTCGTAAAATAAGTGAAGGGTATTCGGACAGACCCATGGGTGTGTTCCTACATCATCTGAAAGGGAAACCACTCTACCCTATGGTTCTTCCCTGATCAGACTGAGCAACAGAGCAATCAATGCCTTGCATCTGGAAAGGTGTGGCTGGAAACCAGGTGGCCGAGCAAATGCCGCTCCAGGCTTCCGAACCCAGTCTTCTCTACCCTGGAGCACTCCGGACCACCAACCGCCCTGCGTTCCCGCCCGGGTCCTCACCAACCGCAGCGTCTTCACAAAGCATTtcagactgaggcagaagggctGATGGTCTACGACCTTCTGTGGAGAGTCCATCTTGCCCACAGACCCAACAGTCAACGCTTCTCTTTCAAGCCTTCTCAGTTAATTGCTCTCCAGGACTCGCGCAACAACTTCAACTGCCGGTGCTGGGCCAGCAGTACTTCGGTCCACCTAAGTCCAGACGCGCGTGCGCACTAGCGCGGACCGCCCAATGGCTCCGCCCACTTACC from Rattus norvegicus strain BN/NHsdMcwi chromosome 19, GRCr8, whole genome shotgun sequence encodes the following:
- the Cklf gene encoding chemokine-like factor, which produces MDSPQKVVDHQPFCLSLKCFVKTLRLVVTVASMIFFIVAQAPEPYIVITGFEVTIILFLIALYMCSLDKTMRSFFWPLLDVINSVVTTLFMLIVSVSALIPETSTMIMVGGVFGFLTVICTVADCALMCQKLRFRPHGPYQNRSATDVDDS
- the Cklf gene encoding chemokine-like factor isoform X1 — its product is MDSPQKVVDHQPFCLSLKCFVKTLRLDVINSVVTTLFMLIVSVSALIPETSTMIMVGGVFGFLTVICTVADCALMCQKLRFRPHGPYQNRSATDVDDS